Sequence from the Flavobacterium sp. TR2 genome:
AAAGCGAGATAAATCATTATCGCTAGCCCGGCAGAAAAAGCTGCAACTAATGAATATCTAATTATCCTAGATTTTATTGGCTCTCCTGCCGCAACAAAAGTTGCTATAGGAATTGGCGCCATTTCTGCTGGAGATTGAATTTGCTCTAATTCATCATTTTTTGAATTGGCATTGTCTATTATCTTATCCGCAAAAACATCTAGAGAAACTTCTTTCTTAGGTGGCGGCGCGGTATCTCTTAACTCATCTATTAATTTCTTTTCTTCTGCACTAAGCTGTTTTCTATATTCATTAAAAGGTCTAGGCTGTAAATCAACCAGTATTGCTGCCAATTGAATAGTATCTTCAGCTGGGTTTTCAGTTTTACCCAAAAAGAATCTCTTAACCGATTCTAATTTGTTCAGCTCATCATCTCCAAACAAGTTTTTTTTATTCTTATCAAATGGAAATTCAAAAAAAGATTCAAACATAAGCAGGTCTTCCTTTTTAGTATTTGCATTAAATCTTTTGATGCACAAATTTCTAAGATTTGCCGCTGTCGGAGAATTTAAATTATGTGAATATTCCCCGTTTTTTTCCTCTTCATACTTTGCTTTAATCGCATTTTTATAATCTTCAAAAGTAATGGTTGACATAGGCATTTGAACTTTTTAAAACTTTCCTAAAGTACTTTACTCGACTTTTTATGACTTTCTGGAACTTATCCTGACTTTAAGAAAATATATTCGACTTTCCTGACTTTACGCTCCTTACAGCCCTAAACCCAATATAACTTTGCCTCAACAAAATTAGTTATCGCTTTGATCTGCAGGTCAAAAAGCAAATGTACAAAACTAGTTTATTTACAAAGTGTGGAAAACCGTAAGACGGATTTTATCCGGGAAGTATAGATGAAAATCTTGCGGTTCTACACACTTCACTTCCCAATCAAAATTTGGTATTGCCATTTAAAAGCCAACCTGGAAAAAGATTTCGGGCAGCAATACCCTTGTTCAACTTTTAAATTTTAAAAAAATGAAAACATTATATTTATGGGGAGCGTACATCCTATTGTCAACTACATTATTTTCTTGTACAGCTGATGAATTTGAAACAGCTAAAGGCAAAACAGAGGTAAAAACCAATACAATTCCGGCGAAAAATATGCAGGCCACCGGACCAGACGACGATCCGGTTGTGGTACCGCCACCGCCAAAGAAATAATTTAAAATTTATGAAAAAAATCTGTAATTTATAATAAATTACTATTTTCGGGGAAAGTAAGATTTATGTTACGATCCCCGTTTTTTTATTTGCTAACTTTTCTCTTTTTCTTTTCTTGCAAAGAGAAGACAATTGCACCTGCTAAGGTAGATCTCAATCGCGAGAAAGCCTTAAAACTAAGAGATCTTGGCATCGAAAATCTCCAAAGCAAAAACTACAATGGCGCTTTTTATAATTTTAATAAATCAAAATTAGATTTTGAAATTTTAAAGGACAGTGCCAATATTGTCTACAATTTAATTCAGATGGCTTCTATCCAGCAGATAAATGGAGATTATTACGGAAGCAAAGAAACACTTACAGAAGCACTTCCGTACGTGAAAAAGAAAGACATTTACTCGGTTTCCATAAATAATTTTTTCGGAATTGCAGACAAGGAGCTCGCTCTTTATGATGATGCCATTTATTATTATAAGGAAGCGATAAAAGATGCCGAAAACAATGTTTCTAAATTCTCTCCTCTAAATAATATTGCTGTTATTTACATTGAGCAAAAAAAATACGAAAAAGCAATTCAGATTTTAGAATCGATTTTAAATGAAAGCCAAATTTCAAAACAAAGTAAAGCGCGTGTTTTAGATAACCTTGGTTTTGCCTATTTTAAAATTGGCAATACTGACAAAGGGCTTGCGTTAATGCATGAAGGCCTTAAAATTAGAAATGAAATTCAAGATTTATACGGAATTATTGGGAGCAATCTTCATCTGGTTCAGTACTACTCAAAAACCAATATTCAGAAATCTAATGCGTATGCCGTAAATGCATACGAAATTGCCACAAAACTTAATAGTATCGACGAGCGTTTAAAAGCATTATCTTTTCTTATCTCAAACGATTCGAAGGCTCAAAACGCTTATGCGCAAAAATTCATTTTTTTAAACGACAGCATAATAAAAGTTCGAAACAATTTTAAAAATAAGTTTGCCCGAATAAAATACGATTCAAAAAAAGAAAAGGACGAAAACCAAAAACTGAGGCTAGAAAAAGCTGAAAATCTAATTGCCCTTAAAGACGCCGAAAATGAGAGAAACATTTTTATTGCGTGCTTTGCTGTTTTCTTTTTCCTATTGGTTTACTTAAAAAAACAATATGATAACCGAAACCGCATTGAAAAAATGAAAACTGCATACGATATCGAAACCCGAATCGCAAAAGATATCCATGACGGATTAGCAAATGACGTTTTCCATGCTATCACATACACGCAGACTCAACCTTTAGCAAACGAAAGCAATAAGGAAAATTTACTTCAAAAACTCGATAACATCTACTCACGCGTTCGCGGAATTTCAAGAGAAAATAATGATATTGATACGGGCTCAAATTTCGCTAGTAATTTAAAAGAAATGCTCTCTACTTATAATAGCACTCAGACAAACGTTATTATTAATGGTGTTGAAAAAATAAATTGGGATTCGGTTGAAGATTTAAAAAAGATTGCCATTCAGAGAGTTTTACATGAATTAATGGTCAATATGAAAAAACACAGTGAAGCTCCTGTTGTATCTATTAAATTTGATGCTAACGCAAATGCGCTGCTCATTGATTATAGCGATAACGGAAAAGGCTGCGAAAAATCAAAAATTGTAAAAAATGGTCTTCAAAATATGGAAAACCGTATTTTGTCTAATAAAGGAACTATTACTTTTGACACTGAACCAAATAAAGGTTTTAAAGTAAAAATAACAATGCCTAAATAAGAGCCTATGTTTAAAAAAGTAATTATAGCTGAGGATTTTGAAGAATTCAATTTAGCCATAAAACAAACTTTGAATGATTTCAATATTGACAATTTTCAGCACGCAAAATATTGTGATGATGCTTTTCTTAAAGTTAGAAAAGCGATTCAGGATAAGGAGCCGTACGATTTATTGATCAGTGACCTTTCGTTTAAAAAAGACCATCGCGAAGTAAAAATTGGCAGTGGCGACGAACTCATTCAAAAAGTACGCGAACTGCAGCCTGATATTAAAATCATTGCCTACTCTATTGAGGATAAAAGCGTTCGTATAAAATCACTTTTTGAGGATTCTGAAATTAATGCTTTTGTTCTAAAAGGCCGCAATAGCATTGACGATCTTAAAAAAGCGCTTACCTTAATTTCATCTTCCGAACAAAAATTTATTTCGCCCGAAGTTGCTTCTGCGCTTCAGGAAAAAGGCAACTACGAAATAGACGATGTCGACATAAAAATCTTAAAATATTTATCTGACGGAACGTCTCAGGATGAAATTATAGAAATCTTTAAGAGCAATGATATAAAACCAAATAGCAAAAGTGCTATGGAAAAAAGATTAGCAAAACTAAAAGACTTTTTCAAGGCTAATAATACCATTCACTTAGTTTCGATTACAAAAGATATGGGGATAATTTAAATTCCAATTTTCTCCTTATTTAAAGCTCCTTTCGGAGCTTTTTTTTATTTCCAAAAATTAAAATATCGCATTATGGATTTCCGTAAAATACTGGTTTTTATTGGTTTTACTTTTGGATTAAATAATTTAAAAATTAAAAACATGAAAAAATTAGCTATTTTATTTAGTTTATTCTTCTTAGTTCTTGGAGGAAGCATTGAAGCTCAAAGTGGACATTACAAAGGAGGAAAAGGAAGTTCTCATAAAGGAGGAAAGTACAAAAACTCAAGTACCAATAATCACTACAAAAAAAGAAAATAATACTTAAAACTTCGATTGACATTAAATCAAGATTAAGTCAAAAGAAGTTTCTCAGTCACAAAAACTTTAATTAACTAAATCTTAAAAGATGGGCTTTCGATTTCAAAAAAGAATAAAGCTTGGAGGAGGACTTGGTTTGAACATTAGCAAATCCGGAATCTCTCCAAGTTTTAGAACAAAAATAGGAACTTTCAGCAAGAATGGTTATTCTACAAAAACTGGCATCCCTGGCGTGAGATATCAAAATAGCGGATGCCTTATAATATTTGCCTTCACAGGAATTCTTGCATTTATCAATTTAAATAATCTAATCATGAAGTATAAAAAAATCATAACAATTTCTATTTCCTTATTAATACTTACAGGCATTATAATTTCTTGTTCAGATTCAGGAGATTCGGGAGATTCGGGAGAAACAAGTTCGAATTCTGGTTCAAATTCAAATTGTCCGACAAAAACCTGTGGTGATTTTTCAACTAGAGCTCAGGCACAAGCAGCATATAATAGTAACAAAAGTTGTTACAAAAACCTTGATGCGGATGGAGACGGAATTGTATGTGAAAATATGAAATAAACAAACCAAAAAACCATGATAACACTAGAACTAAAAAGCCATTTTTTAAGATTATATCAAATGGCATTGTCTGATGATCAATTTGATGTTTTAGAACTTCAAATGCTATATCATTTTGCAGACGAAAGAGGAATTCCAAAAGAAGAACTCGATAAACTCTTTCTGAATCCGATTAATGCTGAATTTATTGTTCCCGAAGCTTTGCATACAAAAATTGAATATTTATACGATCTTACCCGAATTATTTGGGCTGACGGAAAAATAACCGACGACGAATTAAATATGCTGAGAAAGTATTGTAGAAAATTTGATTTTATCGAAGAAAACATCAATGATTTATCTGATTATCTGATTGATTGTGTTCAGAAAAAAATTGGCAAAGAAGAAATTATTAGTCAACTAAACGCTTAAGTTATGAAACCACTTTCACAATTATTTAGTTTAAAAAAATCTGAAGATTCTCCTTTTAGAGTTTTAGAAGAAAATGAAGCAGACAGAGAACAAATCAGAATTACGTATTATCAAAGCGGTTTTGCAGCATCAGTCAAAGCAACAGGAAAACCAATTGTTCTAAAGGCGTGCTTGCAAAATTTGTATATGAGTTTTGAAGATCAATGCCGAAAACAAAAAATGGAACAGGATAAACTAAAACAGCCTTACCGTGAAGAACAGGAAAAAAATAGAACTGAACTAAAAAAATCTGAAGCCGCAATTGGTATTTATGAGAAAAAAGAACAGGATATCAATGATAATATCGATCAGATAAAAAACGAAATTATTGAAGTAAAACGAAATCCTGACAAATACGGAATCGAAGAAGGAAAAGGACTTAAAGCTCAATTTTATATTGGTTTGATTCTTTTACTGCCTATCACGCTTTATGTCTTGGTGTTTTATATTTCGGCTTCTTATTCTGCTTTTTTCAAAGAGTTTTCAAATGATAGTTTAACTGCAGCCATTTTTGATGCTGATGCTTTTACAAATGCTTTCAAAGCGAGTTGGCTCGAAGGCGTTTTGGTTACTACTATCCCGTTTGTTTTTATGGGATTGGGTTATGTTATTCACATGGTGCAAAAAGGAAAAGGAATTAAAAATATATTTAGACTTGTCGCACTTTTTACTATTACATTTCTATTTGATGGTCTTTTAGCTTACATCATTGAGAAAAAAATATATGAGTTTAATAAAACACCAGAATCTTCTCCGTACAATTTAAATATCGCTTTGGGCGAGCCAGAATTCTGGATGATCATATTTGCTGGTTTCGTAGTGTATATTATCTGGGGATTGGTATTTGATTTTGTAATGAAAGAATTTGAAAACATTGATAAAATTCGAGCTTTTATAAGAGGACGAAAAGAAAATCTATTAAATCTTGAGAAACTAAAAGCTGATTACATTAATAAAATCAATGATTTTAAACAACAAATTGTTACTGTCAATGGAAAAATTTCAGAATTACAAGCCAAAA
This genomic interval carries:
- a CDS encoding ATP-binding protein, with amino-acid sequence MLRSPFFYLLTFLFFFSCKEKTIAPAKVDLNREKALKLRDLGIENLQSKNYNGAFYNFNKSKLDFEILKDSANIVYNLIQMASIQQINGDYYGSKETLTEALPYVKKKDIYSVSINNFFGIADKELALYDDAIYYYKEAIKDAENNVSKFSPLNNIAVIYIEQKKYEKAIQILESILNESQISKQSKARVLDNLGFAYFKIGNTDKGLALMHEGLKIRNEIQDLYGIIGSNLHLVQYYSKTNIQKSNAYAVNAYEIATKLNSIDERLKALSFLISNDSKAQNAYAQKFIFLNDSIIKVRNNFKNKFARIKYDSKKEKDENQKLRLEKAENLIALKDAENERNIFIACFAVFFFLLVYLKKQYDNRNRIEKMKTAYDIETRIAKDIHDGLANDVFHAITYTQTQPLANESNKENLLQKLDNIYSRVRGISRENNDIDTGSNFASNLKEMLSTYNSTQTNVIINGVEKINWDSVEDLKKIAIQRVLHELMVNMKKHSEAPVVSIKFDANANALLIDYSDNGKGCEKSKIVKNGLQNMENRILSNKGTITFDTEPNKGFKVKITMPK
- a CDS encoding response regulator, which codes for MFKKVIIAEDFEEFNLAIKQTLNDFNIDNFQHAKYCDDAFLKVRKAIQDKEPYDLLISDLSFKKDHREVKIGSGDELIQKVRELQPDIKIIAYSIEDKSVRIKSLFEDSEINAFVLKGRNSIDDLKKALTLISSSEQKFISPEVASALQEKGNYEIDDVDIKILKYLSDGTSQDEIIEIFKSNDIKPNSKSAMEKRLAKLKDFFKANNTIHLVSITKDMGII
- a CDS encoding DUF4236 domain-containing protein is translated as MGFRFQKRIKLGGGLGLNISKSGISPSFRTKIGTFSKNGYSTKTGIPGVRYQNSGCLIIFAFTGILAFINLNNLIMKYKKIITISISLLILTGIIISCSDSGDSGDSGETSSNSGSNSNCPTKTCGDFSTRAQAQAAYNSNKSCYKNLDADGDGIVCENMK
- a CDS encoding TerB family tellurite resistance protein is translated as MITLELKSHFLRLYQMALSDDQFDVLELQMLYHFADERGIPKEELDKLFLNPINAEFIVPEALHTKIEYLYDLTRIIWADGKITDDELNMLRKYCRKFDFIEENINDLSDYLIDCVQKKIGKEEIISQLNA
- a CDS encoding ABC transporter permease, with the protein product MKPLSQLFSLKKSEDSPFRVLEENEADREQIRITYYQSGFAASVKATGKPIVLKACLQNLYMSFEDQCRKQKMEQDKLKQPYREEQEKNRTELKKSEAAIGIYEKKEQDINDNIDQIKNEIIEVKRNPDKYGIEEGKGLKAQFYIGLILLLPITLYVLVFYISASYSAFFKEFSNDSLTAAIFDADAFTNAFKASWLEGVLVTTIPFVFMGLGYVIHMVQKGKGIKNIFRLVALFTITFLFDGLLAYIIEKKIYEFNKTPESSPYNLNIALGEPEFWMIIFAGFVVYIIWGLVFDFVMKEFENIDKIRAFIRGRKENLLNLEKLKADYINKINDFKQQIVTVNGKISELQAKIDGFVFPVKEYLHYHHQYKEGWFQAINTEIALPHKEKVELLENCENLSEEHLGRLNLIDPDFQHLVYFKN